The proteins below come from a single Balaenoptera acutorostrata chromosome 2, mBalAcu1.1, whole genome shotgun sequence genomic window:
- the PTGER1 gene encoding prostaglandin E2 receptor EP1 subtype — protein MSPCGPLNLSLAGEATTCTAPGASNASAGPLSDLAGASPALPIFSMTLGAVSNVLALALLAQAAGRLRRRRSAATFLLFVASLLATDLAGHVIPGALVLRLYAAGRSPAGGACHFLGGCMVFFGLCPLLLGCGMAVERCVGVTRPLLHAAGVSVARARLALAALAAVALAVALLPLARVGRYELQYPGTWCFIGLGPAGGWRQSLLAGLFAGLGLASLLVALVCNTLSGLALLRARWRRRSRRHFPAGGPDSRRHWGGSGPRQASASSASSASSVASASAAPGGSLGRGSARRARAHDVEMVGQLVGIMVVSCICWSPLLVLVVLAIAGWGSSSLQRPLFLAVRLASWNQILDPWVYILLRRAVLHQLLRLLPSRAGAKGSPTGLGLMSAWEANSLRSSQHSGLSHF, from the exons ATGAGCCCTTGCGGGCCCCTCAACCTGAGCCTGGCGGGCGAGGCGACCACGTGTACAGCACCCGGGGCCTCCAACGCGTCCGCCGGACCGCTGTCGGACCTGGCGGGCGCGTCGCCCGCGCTGCCCATCTTCTCCATGACGCTGGGCGCCGTGTCCAACGTGCTGGCGCTGGCACTGCTGGCGCAGGCCGCGGGCCGTCTGCGGCGCCGCCGCTCGGCAGCCACCTTCCTGCTGTTCGTCGCCAGCCTGCTGGCCACCGACCTGGCGGGCCACGTGATCCCGGGTGCGCTGGTGCTGCGCTTGTACGCGGCGGGGCGCTCGCCGGCCGGCGGCGCCTGCCACTTCCTGGGCGGATGCATGGTCTTCTTCGGCCTGTGCCCGCTGTTGCTGGGCTGCGGCATGGCCGTGGAGCGCTGCGTGGGCGTCACGCGGCCGCTGCTGCACGCAGCCGGCGTCTCGGTGGCCCGCGCGCGGCTGGCGCTGGCCGCGCTGGCCGCCGTGGCCTTGGCCGTGGCGCTGCTTCCATTGGCGCGCGTGGGCCGCTACGAGCTGCAGTACCCGGGTACGTGGTGCTTCATCGGTCTGGGTCCGGCGGGAGGCTGGCGCCAGTCGTTGCTCGCCGGCCTTTTCGCCGGCCTCGGCTTGGCCTCGCTGCTCGTCGCGCTCGTGTGCAACACGCTCAGCGGCCTGGCCCTGCTGCGCGCCCGCTGGCGCCGCCGCTCTCGACGGCACTTCCCGGCTGGAGGCCCCGACAGCCGCCGTCACTGGGGAGGGAGCGGACCCCGCCAGGCCTCCGCCTCGTCCGCCTCGTCCGCCTCGTCCGTCGCTTCGGCCTCCGCCGCCCCCGGCGGCTCCCTGGGCCGTGGCTCAGCGCGGCGAGCCCGTGCCCACGACGTGGAGATGGTGGGCCAGCTCGTAGGCATCATGGTGGTGTCGTGCATCTGCTGGAGCCCCCTGCTG GTGTTGGTGGTGCTGGCCATCGCGGGCTGGGGCTCCAGCTCCCTGCAGCGGCCGCTGTTTTTGGCCGTGCGCCTCGCCTCGTGGAACCAGATTCTGGACCCCTGGGTGTACATCTTGCTGCGCCGGGCTGTGCTTCACCAACTGCTTCGCCTCCTGCCTTCAAGGGCAGGTGCGAAGGGCAGCCCCACGGGGCTGGGCCTAATGAGCGCTTGGGAGGCCAACTCGCTGCGCAGCTCCCAGCACAGCGGCCTCAGTCACTTCTAG
- the GIPC1 gene encoding PDZ domain-containing protein GIPC1, which produces MPLGLGRRKKAPPLVENEEAEPGRGGLGVGEPGPLGGGGAGAPQMGLPPPPPALRPRLVFHTQLAHGSPTGRIEGFTNVKELYGKIAEAFRLPAAEVMFCTLNTHKVDMDKLLGGQIGLEDFIFAHVKGQRKEVEVFKSEEALGLTITDNGAGYAFIKRIKEGSVIDHIQLISVGDMIEAINGQSLLGCRHYEVARLLKELPRGRTFTLKLTEPRKAFDMISVRSGGGRPGSGPQLGTGRGTLRLRSRGPATVEDLPSAFEEKAIEKVDDLLESYMGIRDTELAATMVELGKDKRNPDELAEALDERLGDFAFPDEFVFDVWGAIGDAKVGRY; this is translated from the exons ATGCCGCTGGGACTGGGGCGGCGGAAAAAGGCGCCGCCTCTGGTGGAAAATGAGGAGGCGGAGCCAGGCCGTGGCGGGCTGGGCGTGGGGGAGCCGGGGCCCCTGGGcggaggtggggcaggggcccCCCAAATGGGCTtgcccccccctccccctgccctgcggCCCCGCCTTGTGTTCCACACCCAGCTGGCCCATGGCAGTCCCACTGGCCGCATCGAGGGCTTCACCAACGTCAAGGAGCTGTACGGCAAAATTGCTGAGGCCTTCCGGCTGCCAGCTGCTGAG gtgatGTTCTGCACCCTCAACACCCACAAAGTGGACATGGACAAGCTCCTGGGGGGCCAGATCGGGCTGGAGGACTTCATCTTCGCCCACGTCAAGGGGCAGCGCAAGGAAGTGGAGGTGTTCAAGTCGGAGGAGGCGTTGGGGCTCACCATCACAGACAACGGGGCTGGCTATGCCTTCATCAAg CGCATTAAGGAGGGCAGCGTGATTGACCACATCCAGCTCATCAGCGTGGGTGACATGATCGAGGCCATCAACGGACAGAGCCTGCTGGGCTGCCGGCACTACGAGGTGGCGCGGCTGCTCAAGGAGCTGCCCCGAGGCCGCACCTTCACGCTGAAGCTCACAGAGCCCCGAAAGGCCTTTG ACATGATCAGTGTGCGTTCAGGGGGTGGCCGCCCAGGCTCCGGTCCCCAGCTGGGCACTGGCCGAGGGACCCTCCGGCTCCGATCCCGGGGTCCTGCCACAGTAGAGGACCTG ccttcagcctTTGAGGAGAAGGCCATTGAGAAGGTGGATGACCTGCTGGAGAGTTACATGGGCATCAGGGATACAGAGCTGG cGGCCACCATGGTAGAGCTTGGAAAGGACAAAAGGAACCCAGACGAGCTGGCTGAGGCCCTGGATGAACGGCTTGGTGACTTCGCCTTCCCGGATGAGTTTGTCTTTGACGTCTGGGGAGCCATTGGGGACGCCAAGGTTGGCCGCTACTAG